From a single Methanobrevibacter millerae genomic region:
- a CDS encoding DUF3990 domain-containing protein, which yields MILMKIYHGSTVTVKKPEIRIEKFNKDFYFGFYCTIMEEQAIRWATRFGNGIVNVYEYEPDDSLKILKFEKMTEEWLDFIIACRSGTPHDWDIVEGPMADDTIYNYIQEFKDGKISREAFWALVKFRYPTHQICFNTENALKTIKFIESREVHG from the coding sequence ATGATATTAATGAAAATCTATCATGGAAGTACAGTAACTGTAAAAAAACCTGAAATCCGGATTGAAAAATTCAATAAAGACTTCTATTTTGGTTTTTACTGTACAATAATGGAAGAACAGGCCATCCGTTGGGCAACAAGATTTGGAAATGGAATTGTTAATGTATATGAATATGAGCCTGATGATTCATTAAAAATTCTCAAATTTGAAAAGATGACTGAAGAATGGCTTGATTTTATCATAGCCTGTAGAAGCGGTACCCCTCATGATTGGGATATTGTTGAAGGCCCAATGGCTGATGATACCATTTATAACTATATTCAGGAATTTAAAGACGGTAAAATTTCAAGAGAAGCATTCTGGGCATTGGTAAAATTCAGATACCCGACACACCAAATTTGTTTTAACACTGAAAACGCGCTTAAAACGATAAAATTCATTGAATCGAGGGAAGTTCATGGATAA
- a CDS encoding DEAD/DEAH box helicase, translating into MGFKSEKKKLKDLANKSEIYDVPKSLTGELRPYQKIGYSWLVQNIKNGFGSILADDMGLGKTIQVLTTILYFKEKNLLETEPALIIVPPTLISNWEQEINKFTPELSYYIYHGSNRIFPIDDHDILLTSYSVVRLDLEMFLDRKWFICVIDEAQNIKNPSTQQTKAIKTINAFNKIALTGTPIENRLTDYWSIFDFVNKGYLSTLNDFKTNFIMPIERMGDESVLEKLKTMAKPFVLRRLKTDEEIKKELPEKIINDIYCGLTKKQIKLYNAILDGIFEDLSYKDGIERRATILKILTSLKQTCNHPAQFLKSDNPKIRESGKMELLIDILENILSADEKVLIFTQYVEMGKIIQKLVSQKLKTEVLFLHGSQSLNEKSEVIDTFQENPNYKILVATLKTGGTGLNLTAAQNVIHYDLWWNPAIENQATDRVHRIGQENDVMVYRFITKGTLEENIDEIIKNKKDLAEKAISTDKTFITELSNEELKEILRLRL; encoded by the coding sequence ATGGGATTTAAGTCAGAAAAGAAGAAACTGAAGGATTTAGCAAATAAATCGGAAATCTATGATGTTCCCAAATCACTGACTGGTGAATTAAGGCCTTATCAAAAGATTGGCTATTCATGGCTGGTTCAAAACATTAAAAATGGCTTCGGAAGCATTTTAGCCGACGATATGGGTCTGGGAAAGACAATTCAGGTTTTAACGACCATTCTTTATTTTAAGGAGAAAAATCTTTTAGAAACTGAACCGGCACTGATAATCGTTCCCCCGACATTAATTTCAAACTGGGAGCAGGAAATCAACAAGTTCACTCCCGAACTCTCATACTACATTTATCACGGCTCAAACAGGATTTTCCCAATAGACGATCATGATATCCTTTTAACATCCTACAGCGTCGTCCGCCTTGATTTGGAAATGTTTCTGGACAGAAAATGGTTCATCTGCGTGATCGATGAAGCCCAAAACATTAAAAATCCATCAACGCAGCAGACAAAGGCAATAAAGACAATTAACGCCTTCAACAAGATTGCCCTTACCGGTACGCCAATCGAAAACCGTCTGACGGATTACTGGTCTATTTTTGACTTTGTCAATAAAGGCTATCTTTCAACCCTTAATGACTTTAAAACCAATTTCATAATGCCTATTGAAAGGATGGGTGATGAAAGCGTATTAGAAAAGCTTAAGACCATGGCCAAGCCCTTTGTTTTAAGAAGACTGAAAACCGATGAGGAGATTAAAAAGGAACTTCCCGAAAAGATCATCAATGACATCTACTGCGGGCTTACAAAAAAGCAGATTAAACTCTATAACGCCATACTGGACGGGATATTTGAAGACTTGTCATATAAGGACGGCATTGAAAGAAGGGCGACTATCCTAAAGATACTGACTTCCCTTAAACAGACATGTAATCATCCTGCGCAATTCCTAAAAAGCGACAATCCTAAAATCAGGGAATCCGGGAAAATGGAGCTTCTCATTGACATTCTGGAAAATATCTTGAGTGCCGATGAAAAGGTACTGATTTTCACCCAATACGTTGAGATGGGAAAAATCATTCAAAAACTTGTTTCACAGAAATTGAAAACAGAAGTGCTGTTCCTTCACGGATCGCAGTCACTTAATGAAAAATCAGAGGTTATCGATACATTCCAGGAAAATCCCAACTATAAGATACTGGTTGCAACGCTTAAAACCGGCGGTACGGGTTTGAACTTGACGGCGGCGCAGAATGTCATTCACTACGATTTGTGGTGGAATCCGGCCATTGAAAATCAGGCAACTGACAGGGTGCACAGAATAGGACAGGAAAATGACGTTATGGTATACCGCTTCATTACAAAGGGAACACTTGAGGAAAACATTGACGAAATAATTAAAAATAAAAAAGATCTGGCCGAAAAGGCAATAAGCACCGACAAGACCTTCATCACCGAACTGTCCAATGAAGAACTGAAAGAAATATTAAGGCTTAGACTATAA
- a CDS encoding NAD-dependent protein deacylase, with amino-acid sequence MTKISQLQEIIDSSDNIVFFGGAGVSTESGIPDFRSADGIYSKSPEELVSHTYYMEHTEEFFEFYKENLIFKDAKPNPAHYKLAELEKKGKLKAVITQNIDGLHQKAGSKNVMELHGSVHRNFCQVCDESYDVDYILKSEGIPKCVCGGIIKPDVVLYEEPLNNAVLNFSINYIQNAETLIIGGTSLVVYPAAGLINYFGGKNLVLINKSPTPYDNLATLVINDAIGEVFSKIDIR; translated from the coding sequence ATGACAAAAATCAGCCAATTACAGGAAATTATTGATTCCTCAGACAACATCGTCTTTTTCGGAGGAGCTGGAGTGTCAACTGAAAGCGGAATTCCCGACTTCAGAAGCGCCGACGGAATCTATTCCAAAAGTCCTGAGGAATTAGTCTCCCATACTTACTATATGGAACATACCGAAGAGTTTTTTGAGTTTTACAAGGAAAATCTAATCTTCAAGGATGCCAAGCCGAATCCTGCCCATTACAAGCTGGCAGAGCTTGAAAAGAAAGGAAAACTGAAAGCGGTAATTACCCAAAACATTGACGGGCTTCACCAGAAGGCAGGCTCTAAAAACGTCATGGAGCTTCACGGAAGCGTTCACAGGAATTTCTGCCAGGTCTGCGATGAAAGCTATGACGTTGACTACATTTTAAAAAGCGAAGGAATTCCCAAATGCGTCTGCGGAGGCATCATCAAGCCGGACGTCGTATTATACGAAGAGCCTTTAAACAACGCCGTTTTGAATTTTTCAATAAATTACATTCAAAACGCCGAAACGTTAATCATCGGAGGCACGTCACTTGTGGTTTATCCGGCAGCTGGCCTAATCAATTATTTCGGCGGGAAAAATCTGGTATTGATTAACAAAAGCCCAACGCCTTATGACAATTTGGCCACTTTAGTCATTAATGACGCCATAGGCGAGGTTTTCTCAAAAATTGATATAAGGTAG
- a CDS encoding helicase C-terminal domain-containing protein, whose product MKKENSNSNLDWMIHWSLTAHHPRNTQIKLINKINFAIGEGYKNIILEAGTGIGKSAIATTLANMYEDSYILTMTKQLQEQYLYDFEDMLVEIKGKGNYPCNYKGTCDFCIKSEYNLAKCGDCPFQVAFREAKKSKNVITNYDFLYRVGVDNGMLDPRELLILDEAHNLERKMLMLSSHILNREHISTKFGIDIFEELMNGEKSYSIVKSSSEHWIEVCKKLVSECSEQIKKIEGTGKDVQVTLDEFESDPSKYSSNDFIEKQKLESDMKDFNSIMLGLESGDLIIDLPEYKLIKTNKMDISAEFKPYSVSDATQNLLSFGNIRIFLTGTLGDMHKFCQWNNINPDNTYYIYEKSPFEVSNRPIYIDFVANMSGKLRGTPRWKNEKAISKIREIIDKYPNQKGAIHTSSNEQAFWIMDNLRQYNLVFVGGESRNEVLREFNESNDDEILIGASIKDGVDLKGDLCRFQIIFKVPYPQLNEQVKYRKSLDNSWYYYQAVMAIMQAYGRGIRDKDDYCDMYIIDADFKKLFYRNRKFFNEYFAEAIKIRR is encoded by the coding sequence TTGAAAAAAGAGAATAGCAATTCAAATCTGGACTGGATGATTCACTGGTCATTAACCGCACACCATCCGAGAAACACCCAAATAAAGCTGATTAACAAAATTAACTTCGCAATCGGCGAAGGCTATAAAAACATCATTCTCGAAGCAGGAACGGGCATAGGAAAATCCGCAATCGCAACAACCCTTGCCAACATGTATGAGGATTCCTATATATTAACCATGACAAAGCAGCTTCAGGAGCAATACTTATATGATTTTGAAGATATGCTGGTTGAAATTAAGGGAAAGGGCAACTATCCGTGCAACTATAAGGGAACCTGTGACTTCTGCATCAAATCGGAGTACAATCTGGCAAAATGCGGGGACTGTCCCTTTCAGGTCGCTTTTAGAGAAGCCAAAAAGTCAAAAAACGTCATCACCAACTATGATTTCCTCTATAGGGTAGGCGTGGACAATGGAATGCTTGATCCCAGAGAATTGCTGATTTTAGATGAGGCCCACAACCTTGAGCGAAAAATGCTGATGCTTTCTTCCCATATCCTGAATCGTGAACACATTTCAACAAAATTCGGAATAGATATTTTTGAAGAGCTAATGAATGGGGAAAAGTCCTATTCAATCGTTAAAAGCAGTTCCGAGCACTGGATTGAAGTGTGCAAAAAGCTCGTGAGTGAATGCAGCGAGCAGATTAAAAAGATTGAAGGAACAGGAAAGGACGTTCAGGTAACTCTGGATGAGTTTGAAAGCGACCCTTCAAAGTATTCAAGCAACGATTTCATCGAAAAGCAAAAGCTTGAAAGCGACATGAAGGATTTCAACTCAATAATGCTTGGACTGGAAAGCGGTGATTTAATCATTGATCTGCCCGAATACAAGTTAATTAAGACCAATAAGATGGATATTTCAGCTGAATTCAAGCCCTATTCGGTTTCAGACGCCACGCAGAATCTCTTGAGCTTCGGTAATATCAGGATATTTTTAACCGGAACGCTGGGGGACATGCACAAGTTCTGCCAATGGAACAACATCAATCCGGATAATACCTATTATATCTATGAAAAAAGTCCCTTTGAAGTTTCAAACAGGCCGATTTACATTGATTTTGTTGCCAACATGAGCGGAAAGCTCAGGGGAACTCCAAGATGGAAAAACGAAAAGGCGATTTCTAAAATCAGGGAAATAATCGATAAGTATCCCAATCAGAAGGGGGCGATTCACACCTCGTCAAACGAGCAGGCATTCTGGATAATGGATAACTTAAGGCAATATAATCTTGTATTCGTCGGCGGAGAGTCAAGAAACGAAGTGTTAAGGGAATTCAACGAAAGCAATGATGATGAAATACTGATAGGAGCTTCAATCAAGGATGGAGTCGACCTGAAGGGAGACCTGTGCAGGTTCCAGATAATATTCAAGGTTCCCTATCCTCAGCTTAATGAGCAGGTAAAATACAGAAAATCTTTAGACAATTCATGGTATTACTATCAGGCGGTAATGGCTATAATGCAGGCTTACGGCAGAGGCATCAGGGATAAGGACGATTACTGTGACATGTACATTATCGATGCCGATTTTAAAAAACTGTTTTATAGAAATAGAAAATTCTTCAACGAATACTTCGCCGAAGCAATAAAAATAAGAAGATGA
- a CDS encoding NAD(P)H-hydrate dehydratase, producing the protein MDPIDMMVTDANCEYLGLSRLCLMESAGKSLGDEVAKIAVFTFSKPVKVVMFTGSGGNGGDAFVAARYLLNRGYDVDIYMLKSNIHSKEARINYELLVNMKPRLSRLTIHDLSNVGDFRLESDEDFIIVDGILGTGIKGNLQENVRKAIEVINESRGLKISIDVPSGMDPLTGDINDVAVVPDYTISFHKIKTGVRDADEELVGGLVTADIGIPLEAEYFINYGDFLRLKKRSDSSHKGNNGSILIIGGSADYHGAPALAGMAAFKSGVDLVYVATPESASTAVKSASPDLIVKALDGDYLSLSHLDDILELTDKVDAVLIGPGSAINDETSKLFNVLVTKIKKPIVLDADGLKQVDLSLIKNKDNIVLTPHLAEFNKFFKTNLKLDLDSYDFNKVNDNITEFQRVIKEINGCVVVKGKNDLILSGNKFRINRSGNAGMTVGGTGDVLAGIITALMSKDLTPFDSACLGVFINGLAGEEAYKNNGNGFSASDLVSYIGFVIKNGMR; encoded by the coding sequence ATGGATCCGATTGATATGATGGTTACCGATGCAAACTGCGAATACCTGGGATTGTCAAGGCTGTGCCTGATGGAATCCGCCGGAAAGTCATTGGGCGATGAAGTGGCTAAAATAGCCGTGTTTACTTTCTCAAAGCCCGTAAAGGTAGTGATGTTTACGGGTTCCGGTGGAAACGGCGGAGACGCATTCGTTGCAGCACGATATCTGTTGAACAGGGGCTATGACGTTGACATTTACATGCTTAAAAGCAATATACATTCCAAAGAGGCAAGGATAAACTATGAACTGTTGGTAAACATGAAGCCGAGACTTTCAAGGTTAACCATTCATGATTTGAGCAATGTTGGAGACTTTAGGCTTGAAAGCGATGAGGACTTCATAATCGTTGACGGCATTCTTGGTACAGGAATCAAGGGAAATCTTCAGGAAAATGTCAGGAAGGCCATTGAGGTAATTAACGAGTCCCGAGGCCTTAAGATAAGCATTGACGTGCCGTCAGGAATGGATCCACTTACCGGCGATATTAATGACGTGGCGGTTGTGCCTGACTATACCATAAGCTTTCACAAAATCAAGACTGGCGTTCGCGATGCCGATGAGGAGCTTGTCGGTGGACTTGTTACCGCAGACATCGGAATTCCTTTGGAGGCGGAATATTTCATTAATTACGGTGATTTTTTAAGGCTTAAAAAGAGAAGCGATTCATCACACAAGGGAAACAACGGTTCCATATTGATTATCGGCGGAAGCGCGGACTATCACGGAGCACCTGCGCTTGCGGGAATGGCAGCTTTTAAAAGTGGAGTCGATTTGGTTTACGTTGCAACGCCTGAAAGCGCTTCAACCGCAGTCAAGTCAGCCTCTCCCGATTTGATAGTCAAGGCTTTAGATGGAGATTATTTAAGCTTAAGCCATCTGGATGATATTTTGGAGTTAACGGATAAGGTCGATGCGGTATTGATAGGTCCGGGCTCAGCCATTAACGATGAAACATCAAAACTGTTTAATGTTTTAGTTACTAAAATCAAAAAGCCTATAGTTCTTGATGCGGACGGATTGAAGCAGGTTGACTTGTCACTGATTAAAAATAAGGATAACATCGTACTGACGCCTCATCTGGCCGAATTCAATAAATTCTTTAAAACGAATTTAAAGCTGGATTTGGACAGCTATGACTTCAATAAGGTTAATGACAATATAACTGAATTTCAAAGGGTCATTAAAGAAATTAACGGCTGCGTGGTCGTTAAGGGAAAGAATGATTTGATTTTATCAGGCAATAAATTCAGAATCAATCGCTCTGGAAATGCCGGAATGACCGTTGGGGGAACCGGAGATGTTCTTGCAGGCATTATCACGGCATTAATGTCTAAAGACTTGACTCCTTTTGACAGCGCATGCCTCGGAGTCTTCATTAACGGCCTTGCAGGTGAAGAGGCCTATAAAAATAATGGAAACGGCTTTTCAGCAAGCGACCTTGTTTCATACATCGGATTTGTGATTAAAAATGGAATGCGTTAA
- a CDS encoding UPF0104 family protein — MDKKTVIFLGISILILLVMLYFVGIDDVIKSLQFADLRIIALAVLLQVFTYYLYTLRWKILNNIADMDSSITKLLPMVLVGLAVNNITPSGRGGGEPVRAYILSREEGYPMEETFAAVVADRALDTFPFVVLAIITIIAMTFYFDFPVWLIVVMTTAVIAIVIILIALIYMSINPDFGERVDGWIIGLVRRFYKKNSEELEDKIHSAIRGFQDTMNLVIHNRKVMYYALPLSFIIWIFEIFRVYLVFLAFGASVNVILIGEVFIVASLVGMIPLLPGGLGAVDGIMIVFYSAAGVTASVSAAATVVERLISFWMATIIGLVILPYYGSSVLDRISTGSDSEEISDESEDD; from the coding sequence ATGGATAAAAAAACTGTAATTTTTCTCGGTATCAGCATTCTCATATTGCTGGTAATGCTTTATTTTGTAGGTATAGATGACGTTATAAAGTCATTGCAATTTGCCGATTTGCGCATAATAGCTTTGGCAGTTTTACTTCAGGTTTTCACATATTATTTATACACTTTAAGGTGGAAAATACTCAACAATATTGCAGATATGGACTCAAGCATCACCAAGCTTCTGCCAATGGTTCTTGTGGGCCTTGCGGTCAACAACATCACTCCGTCCGGTAGGGGTGGGGGAGAGCCTGTAAGGGCATACATCTTATCCAGAGAGGAAGGCTATCCCATGGAAGAGACATTTGCCGCAGTCGTTGCAGACAGGGCATTGGACACCTTCCCGTTTGTCGTTCTGGCGATAATAACAATCATTGCCATGACATTCTACTTCGACTTTCCGGTTTGGCTCATTGTCGTCATGACCACTGCGGTAATAGCTATCGTCATCATTTTAATCGCTCTCATTTACATGTCAATCAATCCGGATTTCGGAGAGAGGGTTGACGGATGGATTATCGGTTTGGTGAGAAGATTCTACAAGAAAAACTCTGAGGAACTTGAAGATAAAATCCACAGCGCAATCAGGGGTTTTCAGGACACCATGAACCTCGTAATCCACAACAGGAAAGTGATGTATTATGCCCTTCCGTTATCATTCATAATCTGGATATTTGAAATATTCAGGGTCTATCTGGTCTTTCTGGCCTTCGGAGCCAGCGTTAATGTCATTTTAATCGGAGAGGTCTTTATCGTGGCCAGTCTTGTGGGCATGATTCCGCTTCTTCCGGGAGGCCTCGGTGCCGTCGACGGAATAATGATTGTTTTCTATTCGGCTGCAGGGGTAACGGCTTCCGTTTCAGCAGCAGCTACGGTTGTTGAAAGGCTGATTTCATTCTGGATGGCCACAATTATAGGTTTGGTCATTTTACCTTATTACGGTTCATCAGTTCTTGATAGGATTTCCACAGGTTCGGATTCCGAAGAAATTTCAGATGAAAGTGAAGATGACTAA
- the sfsA gene encoding DNA/RNA nuclease SfsA: MECVKGIFKRRPNRFIAEVEVDGKLEIAHVPNTGRCKELLVEDAVVWLEPSDNPKRKTKFSLHFVENRGELVSIYSQEANSIVYDAIKSGKIKELSGYSYHQREKTIGNSRIDIYLANEVDDCCGMSFLEEPCFVEVKGVTLVVGREARFPDAPTERGTKHLKELIKLKKDGFRAVVFFLIQHPLATSFRPNWENDPVFSKTLNEAYENGVEILVYTCENSIDEIKLVPQPIDFDLSEL; this comes from the coding sequence ATGGAATGCGTTAAGGGAATATTTAAAAGAAGACCGAACCGCTTCATAGCTGAAGTTGAAGTTGACGGAAAGCTTGAAATAGCTCACGTTCCAAACACAGGACGTTGCAAGGAGCTTTTGGTGGAAGATGCGGTGGTCTGGCTTGAGCCTTCAGACAATCCGAAAAGAAAGACGAAGTTTTCACTTCACTTCGTTGAAAACCGTGGTGAGCTCGTATCAATTTACTCGCAGGAAGCCAACAGCATTGTATATGATGCAATTAAAAGTGGTAAAATAAAGGAGCTTTCAGGCTATTCATATCATCAAAGGGAAAAGACAATCGGAAATTCACGCATAGATATATACTTGGCAAACGAAGTTGACGACTGCTGCGGAATGAGCTTTTTAGAAGAGCCGTGCTTCGTTGAAGTAAAGGGAGTGACATTAGTTGTCGGTCGTGAAGCGAGATTTCCCGATGCTCCAACAGAAAGAGGAACAAAGCACCTTAAAGAATTGATAAAATTAAAAAAGGACGGTTTCAGGGCAGTCGTGTTTTTCCTGATTCAGCATCCTCTGGCAACGTCATTCAGGCCCAACTGGGAAAACGACCCTGTATTTTCAAAAACGCTTAACGAAGCCTATGAAAACGGCGTTGAAATACTCGTTTACACATGTGAAAACTCCATTGATGAGATTAAGCTAGTGCCTCAACCCATCGACTTTGACCTGTCCGAATTATAG
- the fhcD gene encoding formylmethanofuran--tetrahydromethanopterin N-formyltransferase has protein sequence MEINGVKIQDTFAEGFGIKVSRLIITAATKHLAKIAATEATGFATSVIGCPAEAGIDQYIPPTESPDGRPGYAIMICHMAKKALGEQIMDRIGQCVLTAPTAAAFNALESEESFPTGKQLKFFGDGFETEKDVNGKKMHVIPIMSGDFLVEDEMGWKDGVAGGNFFIMGDSQMTSIVAAEAAVDAIHAIPGVITPFSGGMVASGSKTGSKYSFMSASTNEKECVTLKDQVETELPENVFGNMEIVIDGVDEESVKAAMKAGIEAACQVPGVIEIGAGNYGGSLGPYQIHLQELF, from the coding sequence ATGGAAATTAATGGTGTAAAAATACAAGATACCTTTGCTGAAGGTTTCGGAATTAAAGTATCTAGATTAATTATTACTGCAGCTACTAAACATTTAGCTAAAATTGCAGCTACTGAAGCTACTGGATTTGCTACTTCAGTTATCGGATGTCCTGCAGAAGCAGGTATTGACCAATATATTCCTCCAACTGAATCCCCAGATGGAAGACCTGGTTATGCAATCATGATTTGTCACATGGCTAAAAAAGCTCTAGGTGAACAGATTATGGATAGGATTGGACAATGTGTTTTAACTGCTCCTACTGCAGCAGCATTTAATGCTCTTGAAAGTGAAGAATCCTTCCCAACCGGAAAGCAACTCAAGTTCTTCGGTGACGGATTTGAAACTGAAAAAGATGTAAATGGTAAAAAAATGCATGTAATTCCTATTATGTCTGGTGACTTCTTAGTGGAAGATGAAATGGGATGGAAAGATGGTGTAGCAGGTGGAAATTTCTTCATCATGGGTGACAGTCAAATGACTTCTATTGTTGCAGCTGAAGCTGCTGTTGATGCTATTCATGCTATTCCTGGTGTAATCACTCCTTTCTCTGGTGGTATGGTCGCTTCTGGTTCAAAAACAGGTTCCAAATACTCTTTCATGAGTGCATCTACCAACGAAAAAGAATGCGTAACTTTAAAAGATCAAGTAGAAACTGAATTACCGGAAAATGTATTCGGTAATATGGAAATCGTTATTGATGGTGTGGATGAAGAATCCGTTAAAGCTGCTATGAAAGCAGGTATTGAAGCTGCTTGTCAAGTGCCTGGAGTTATTGAAATTGGTGCAGGTAACTATGGCGGAAGTTTAGGTCCTTACCAAATTCACTTACAAGAATTATTCTAG
- a CDS encoding NAD-binding protein gives MRKITFKLLTKMPTRHVTNGIILIALLFAYGIIGSYFIMGLNFVDSVYYSVSTMATVGYGDYVPKTGIEKIFATTLALGGVALLAYVFNIILTSFQERMSKYSKGARRMRAIDEMDDYYILCGYGRVGKVVYDELNKRQQNVIIFEKNEEISEDIKENHSTVVLNKDATEDSTIAELASEKCKSVIISTGDDVTNLFIVLTIRESNPDAWIVSRVSKAENFSRLRKAGADKLVSPELIGGKDLYLESAMPHLLRLTVQHGPDEILSEFEVITKHGCTLENVDYHIPGIKTPLSRKLQSSDFKDGTKYDDYLKRNKDAKEALENLYNGVNNIHSHWISGPNRKILKNLVRDLEEHEKIIGKNLTNEEIAEITKKENSRE, from the coding sequence ATGAGAAAAATAACATTCAAACTATTGACAAAAATGCCCACGAGACACGTGACAAACGGAATAATACTAATTGCACTGCTTTTTGCATATGGAATTATCGGTTCCTATTTCATTATGGGCTTGAATTTTGTCGATTCTGTTTATTATTCAGTCAGTACTATGGCAACGGTCGGTTATGGAGATTACGTTCCCAAAACCGGAATCGAAAAGATATTTGCAACGACCCTCGCATTGGGAGGAGTTGCGCTGCTTGCTTACGTATTCAATATTATTTTAACGAGTTTTCAGGAGCGAATGAGTAAATATTCAAAAGGGGCTAGACGAATGAGAGCGATTGACGAAATGGACGATTATTATATCCTTTGCGGTTATGGAAGAGTTGGAAAAGTGGTTTATGATGAGCTTAACAAAAGACAGCAGAACGTGATTATTTTTGAAAAGAATGAGGAGATAAGCGAAGACATTAAGGAAAACCACTCTACTGTGGTTTTAAATAAGGATGCTACCGAAGACAGTACGATAGCTGAATTGGCCAGTGAAAAGTGCAAAAGCGTAATCATAAGTACCGGAGATGACGTTACCAACCTCTTTATTGTCCTGACGATAAGGGAAAGCAATCCCGACGCATGGATCGTTTCAAGAGTAAGCAAGGCCGAAAACTTCAGTCGCCTCAGAAAGGCCGGAGCGGACAAGCTCGTTTCACCGGAACTCATCGGAGGAAAAGATTTATATCTTGAATCCGCAATGCCCCACCTCCTAAGATTAACCGTCCAGCACGGCCCAGACGAGATTTTAAGCGAATTTGAAGTCATCACCAAACACGGCTGCACGCTTGAAAACGTCGACTACCACATTCCAGGAATAAAAACACCGCTGAGCCGAAAGCTTCAGTCAAGCGACTTTAAGGACGGAACAAAATACGATGATTATCTAAAGCGCAATAAGGATGCAAAGGAAGCTCTTGAAAACCTCTACAACGGCGTCAACAATATCCATTCCCACTGGATTTCAGGTCCGAACAGGAAAATACTTAAAAATCTGGTGAGAGACCTGGAAGAACATGAAAAGATTATCGGTAAAAACCTCACAAATGAGGAAATAGCTGAAATAACAAAAAAAGAAAATAGTAGAGAGTAA